A stretch of DNA from Streptomyces sp. NBC_01197:
AACGCGGGGATCGTCGCGCTCGGCGTCAATCTCGTGGTCGCGCTGGCCGTGACGTACGCGGGGCCGCGCGACCACGATCGACGGCCGGACGGAGAGCTGCTGGCTCGCGACCCGATCGGGGGAGCGGGCGATGGGGCCGTTGCCGGCCCAGGCGGTGGTGGGTACTGACCGAGGACGGGGTCGCCCGCTGGCCTGTCCTGCGCTCCCTCGGCGCGTGGGGGCGCGACCACGTCCCGGGCACCCGCCCCATGCGCACCCTCCACCACGGTACGGAGCTCGGCGCGTACGGCGAATGCCCGGCCTGCGCTGTGGCCGTACCGCCAGGGGGATGTGGAGATGCGACCTGCCGCGGGGCTTGATCCGGACCCGGGCAATCCGGTCAGCCGTGCGCTCCTTGAGCCGCGGCGGCTGCTGGAGCCCATCGAAGCGAGTCGTGTATAACGGCTGAAGATACGTTTTTCAGCATCAGCATGCAGCGATCACAATTCAGCGATCAGAATTCATTGATCCGAATGCATTGATCAGCGACTGCGCCGACCGGAAGAGGGTGGGAGACATGGCCGCACGGCCCATGCGTCTGTCCCGCCCCGCCGTGGCACTGTTCTTCTTCCTGCTCGCCGAAGCACTGCTCGTCGAGGGCGGCACGCTCTCGTCCGCCGTCGCACTGGCCGCCACCGCCGCGGTCGGGTCCGCGCTCGCCGCCTGCGCGCTCCTCACCTCGCGCAGTGTGCCCGCCGTGCCGCGCACCCGGATCCGTACGGCCATCCGCGACCGTGAGCGTCGTACGGCCTTCCTGCCGCAACGCGATCCCGACGCCTCGGGCAGGCCCAGGC
This window harbors:
- a CDS encoding DUF6412 domain-containing protein — encoded protein: MAARPMRLSRPAVALFFFLLAEALLVEGGTLSSAVALAATAAVGSALAACALLTSRSVPAVPRTRIRTAIRDRERRTAFLPQRDPDASGRPRPRAPGRPVPTAA